One window of Bacillus sp. THAF10 genomic DNA carries:
- a CDS encoding class I SAM-dependent methyltransferase — MTNYDYTLNVKTADIQMGIHRSFTYHRYEPTPYEALDTLFEQYEPPTKSDHVIDFGCGKGRLNFYLADRFGAQTTGIEMNEELITQANANLTTYRGRNKQGIELMQAKAERYEIPHTANRFYFFNPFTIDIFRNVLSNILYSLERTYRPMEIIFYYPAADFVYFMEEHAMFSLKLEVQLEGYEKDPNERFLVYKLSF; from the coding sequence ATGACCAACTACGACTACACTCTGAACGTAAAAACGGCAGATATACAAATGGGCATCCACCGTTCCTTCACTTATCATCGTTATGAGCCGACTCCATACGAAGCGCTTGATACGCTTTTTGAACAATATGAGCCCCCCACCAAAAGCGATCATGTCATCGATTTCGGGTGCGGCAAGGGACGGCTGAACTTTTATCTTGCGGACAGGTTTGGTGCACAAACAACTGGCATCGAGATGAACGAGGAGCTGATTACCCAAGCGAACGCCAACTTAACAACCTACCGCGGAAGGAATAAGCAAGGAATTGAGTTAATGCAAGCCAAGGCAGAGCGGTATGAGATTCCGCACACCGCGAATCGCTTTTATTTTTTCAATCCGTTTACGATTGATATTTTTCGGAATGTCCTTAGCAATATTTTATATTCGTTGGAGCGGACTTACCGGCCAATGGAGATTATTTTCTATTACCCCGCAGCGGATTTTGTTTATTTTATGGAAGAGCACGCTATGTTTTCATTAAAGCTCGAGGTGCAGCTTGAGGGCTATGAGAAAGATCCGAATGAGCGGTTTTTAGTGTATAAGCTTTCATTTTAA